The genomic stretch TGATGCGCTGGTGCGCATGCACGGCAGCGATTTTGTCGATCTGGGCCTGGTCAACGAGCAGGGCGTTCAGATAGCCTACGCCGGGCCGTATAAGTTGACCGGGGTGAACTACTCCGACGCCGACTGGTTCAAGGCCGTGGCCGAGCGCGGTGTTCATATCAGTGATGTGGAGCTTGGCATTCGCGGTGTACCCCACTTTACCATTTCCCTGCTGCTCCGTGACGGGGAACAGGAATGGGTACTCAGGACAACCCTTGATTTTATCGCCTTTACCGAGTTGGTGGAGGATATCCGCATCGGTGAAACGGGACTGGCATATATAATCAATAAAGAGGGTGAATTCCAGACCACGCCGCGCCGGGACATGACCGGCGAGGTGGATTTCCTGCGTGAACTCGTGGCTGATCTCGATGATGCACCCATGGGGCGCGGTCGGGCCGCCATGACCATTGAAACCAATCCCGTGACCGGCAATGACACCATTTATGTGACCAGCCCGCTCAAGTCCGGCGACTGGATCATGGTTTTTCAGCAGGATGTGGCCGATGCCTATTCCGCCCAGCATCAGGCACGGAATGTAGCCATGGTCATCATGCTGATCGGTGGCGTGGCCATCGCGGTCATGGCTTACCTGATGAGTCGTCGCATGGCTCGCAAGGTCGAGCTGGCCGACATTGAAAAGGAAATGATGAACGATCAGGTCATCGAGGCCGGAAAGCTTGCCAGCGTGGGCGAGTTGGCCGCCGGAATCGCTCATGAGATCAACAATCCCGTCGCCATCATGGTCGAAGAGGCCGGTTGGATTCAGGACCTCCTTGATGAGGGACTGGAAGAGGACGACAACGAGCGTGAAGTACAGCGCGCCCTGAACCAGATTCGCACACAGGGTGCACGGTGTCGGGAAATCACGCACAAGCTGCTCAGTTTTGCCCGGAAGATCGACCCCACCATCGAGCATATCGACTTGAACGAGTTGGTGTTGGAAATGGTGGAGTTCTGCGAGCAGCGGGCAAGATTTGCCAACGTGGTGATGGAAGCGAGTCTGGATGACGCCATTGCCCAGGTGGAAGGGAGCAGCTCGGAGATGCAGCAGGTCTTGCTCAATCTCATCAATAACGCCATCGACGCCATGGACCCGGGCGGGGGTAATCTTGATATCATGACGCGACGGGATAATGGTTCGGTCTCCATCGCCATATCCGATACCGGTTGCGGCATTCCCCAGGCCAATCTGCAACGTATTTTCGACCCGTTCTTCACCACCAAGCCGGTGGGCAAGGGAACAGGGTTGGGGCTTTCAATCATCTACGGCATAATCAACAAGATGGGCGGAACCATTTCTGTCAGTTCCGTGGTAAACAGAGGAACGACATTTACCATTGTCTTGCCTGCTGTGACCGAGGAGGTGTAACAGCAATGTCGAATGAAACAGAAAATGGAGGTGACCGTGTCTGCCAGAATTCTACTCGTTGATGATGAACAGGGATTTACCGAAACCATGGCCAAGCGGTTGAGCAAGCGGGGGTACGACGTGACAACCGCTCTGGACGGCCAGTCCGGTATCGACATCCTGTCGGAAAAGACCATTGATGTGGTTGTTCTGGATGTGAAAATGCCGGTCATGGATGGCATGGAAACACTCAAGGCCATGAAAAGCGCTCACCCACTGGTCGAGGTGATCATGCTGACCGGACATGCCACGGTGGAAACCGCCATCGAGGGGATGAAATCGGGCGCATTCGATTACATGATGAAACCGTGCGACATGAATGAGCTGATCAGCAAGATCACCGAAGCCCATGATAAAAAGCAGGGACAGGAAAACAAGATTCTTGAGGCGAGGGCGCGTCATATCGCTCTTCGTCGGGGAGACTAGAAGCTCATGAGCGAAGAAAGTACACGCGTCCTTCTGGTGGACGACGAGGTAGGTTTTGTCGAAGTACTTCATAAACGCCTGAACAAACGCGGTTTTGCCGTTACGCCGGCGACGAGTGGAACCGAGGGGATTCAGGTGTTGCGAAAAAACGATTTCGATGTGGCTATTCTCGATCTGAAACTGGAAGACATGGACGGCATTGAGGTGCTCGAAATTTTTAAGAAAATGGTTCCGGAGATGCCGGTTATCATGCTGACCGGTCATGGAAGCGAGCAGGCTGCCCGGGATGGAATGGAACATGGCGCGTTCGATTATCTGCTCAAACCGTGCGCTCTGGAAGAGCTGATCGAAAAAATCGATCAGGCTGTGCAATAACGGGAGAATGGTATGGAAGGAATCAAAGTACTTCTGGTGGATGACGAGATTCCGTTCATCACCACACTGGGAAAACGATTGGCCAAACGTGGATTTGATGTGACTGAGGCCCATGATGGAGAGGAAGCATTGGCCGCCATGGAACAGCGCGAGGTCGAAGTGGTCATCCTTGATGTCAAGATGCCCGGCATGGACGGGCTGACCGCGCTGTACAAGATCAAGCAGCAGTGGCCCATGGCCGAAGTCATCATGCTCACGGGACATGCGTCTATGGAAGCGGCTATTCGCGGTATGGAGCTGGGTGCGTTCGATTATCTGATGAAGCCCGTTGAGTTCGTCGATGTTCTTTATAAAATTGAAGATGCTGCAGCGCGGTATCGTCTGCATTTGGCAAAAATAGAGCAGGCGGGTTGATCTTCTTGTTATCCGTACTACGGAAGGAATCATGTTCGATACGATAAAGCAGGCAGTGCGAAAGGGATTTGGTGGATTATTCGGTTCCTCCAAACCCACTCCGGAAGAATTGGCCGAGGTCCGCAAGATGTATGCGGCTCGGTACGATCATTTTCGTTCGTTGATCCAGGCCAACACCAGAGCCCATGAACTGATGGGGGAGCTGGAAGAGGCGCTCAGGGGGTATACGCCCTACGGCATGCACTATGTGCGTTCATTGTGCACCCGGATATCGACATCCATTTTTCAGATGATCCGCCATCTTTCCGAGTTGAACCCCGGCACCTATGATCGCCTGTTTGATCGATTCGAGGATATTCAGGACAAAATCATGCCGTATGTCGAGCCGGAAGATCCGCCAGCGAAGCCACGGGCGCTGGTGCTCGACCTGCATGAAATCGGGCGTGACCATGTGGATTTGTGCGGCCCGAAGATGTCCATGCTCGGAGAAGCCAAGAACGCATTGGGGCTGGATGTTCCCGAAGGGTTCGTCATCACCACGGATGCCTTCTGGAAGTTCATGAAATCCGGCAGCAAGGAGCTGGAGATCGATCGGCTCATTCAGTCTGCCGACCCCGAAGATCGGGAAGTCATGTTCCAGACCTCATCACGGATCATGCAGATGATCATATCCACGCAGCTGCCTGATGCGTTGGCCGACGCCATTCTTGATGCATATGATGCCATGGCTGAGCGCAGCGGCACTCAATTCAAGCTGGCTATCCGCTCCAGTGCGCTGGGCGAAGACGCGGAAGGCTCTTCCTTTGCCGGTCAGTATCGGTCGATTCTGAATGTCGATCGAGGCTCACTCCTCGACGCCTACAAGGAAGTGGTCGCCTCCAAATATTCCATGCAGGCCATGGCCTATCGAGTGTCCAAGGGAATCCGTGACGAAGATGTCGCCATGAGTGTGGGGTGCATGAGCATGGTTTCGGCCCTGGCAGGTGGAGTCGCCTATTCCCGCAGTCCTGTGAATATCAGAAACGAAAATGTCTCCATCCAGTCCGTGTGGGGGTTGCCCAAGGCGGTGGTCGATGGTTCGGCAGATACCGACGAACTGGTGGTGAACCGTGCCGATCCCATGAAGGTGGTCGAGCGTAATATTGCCAGCAAGACCGAACAGTATGTCTGTCATGAAGGTGAAGGCATCTGCCGTTCGGATTTGTTGGAGGATCAGCATGATGAATCATCGCTGACGGATGAGCAGGCCATTGCCGTGGCTCGTATGGCTGTGGAGATAGAAGAATATTTCGGAACCCCCCAGGATATCGAGTGGGCAATCACCGAGGACGGCGGACTGCACCTGTTGCAGTGCCGACCGCTTATGCTGCTGGAAAATGAAGAATCATCGGTTCCGAA from Pseudodesulfovibrio profundus encodes the following:
- a CDS encoding PEP/pyruvate-binding domain-containing protein, with the protein product MFDTIKQAVRKGFGGLFGSSKPTPEELAEVRKMYAARYDHFRSLIQANTRAHELMGELEEALRGYTPYGMHYVRSLCTRISTSIFQMIRHLSELNPGTYDRLFDRFEDIQDKIMPYVEPEDPPAKPRALVLDLHEIGRDHVDLCGPKMSMLGEAKNALGLDVPEGFVITTDAFWKFMKSGSKELEIDRLIQSADPEDREVMFQTSSRIMQMIISTQLPDALADAILDAYDAMAERSGTQFKLAIRSSALGEDAEGSSFAGQYRSILNVDRGSLLDAYKEVVASKYSMQAMAYRVSKGIRDEDVAMSVGCMSMVSALAGGVAYSRSPVNIRNENVSIQSVWGLPKAVVDGSADTDELVVNRADPMKVVERNIASKTEQYVCHEGEGICRSDLLEDQHDESSLTDEQAIAVARMAVEIEEYFGTPQDIEWAITEDGGLHLLQCRPLMLLENEESSVPNTDLPEPLLSGGRVASPGVGVGPVHCIRKDADTLSFPDGGVMVLRQALPSRAALLDRCSAVIAEQGGIAGHLANVAREFGVPALFGVKGALDAVKNGQILTVDADGHGVYDGAVEALLKEKPKQRVMSGSPVLKSLRKAARHIVRLNLTNPESPDFRPSKCMTFHDIMRFCHEMAVREMFEFGTNEAFVQAASKQLICDVPKQFWVLNLGNGILPEGEDREDRCVLFEHVDSFPMRALWAGMQAVPWDGPPPVHGKGLMSVMFEATANPNLVTAGRSQYTQKNYFMISKNYCCLQSRFGFHFCGVESLVSDRVSENYASFQFKGGAASESRRISRAKFVGDILEEFDFRVKVRADAVTARVEGLDKETMGHRLKILGYLITHTRQLDMIMSNPGEVEKRRQRFFEDFAKFDEE
- a CDS encoding response regulator, whose protein sequence is MSEESTRVLLVDDEVGFVEVLHKRLNKRGFAVTPATSGTEGIQVLRKNDFDVAILDLKLEDMDGIEVLEIFKKMVPEMPVIMLTGHGSEQAARDGMEHGAFDYLLKPCALEELIEKIDQAVQ
- a CDS encoding response regulator; translation: MEGIKVLLVDDEIPFITTLGKRLAKRGFDVTEAHDGEEALAAMEQREVEVVILDVKMPGMDGLTALYKIKQQWPMAEVIMLTGHASMEAAIRGMELGAFDYLMKPVEFVDVLYKIEDAAARYRLHLAKIEQAG
- a CDS encoding sensor histidine kinase — translated: MSEAPYYQGLTKSMMFTIILVSFTPLLIVTIIAGYQYSVAYKAKVEAHLHELVLKHDQSVDVYLGEKAEELQVIAEVVGIDHLREKGGVARVLDALVRMHGSDFVDLGLVNEQGVQIAYAGPYKLTGVNYSDADWFKAVAERGVHISDVELGIRGVPHFTISLLLRDGEQEWVLRTTLDFIAFTELVEDIRIGETGLAYIINKEGEFQTTPRRDMTGEVDFLRELVADLDDAPMGRGRAAMTIETNPVTGNDTIYVTSPLKSGDWIMVFQQDVADAYSAQHQARNVAMVIMLIGGVAIAVMAYLMSRRMARKVELADIEKEMMNDQVIEAGKLASVGELAAGIAHEINNPVAIMVEEAGWIQDLLDEGLEEDDNEREVQRALNQIRTQGARCREITHKLLSFARKIDPTIEHIDLNELVLEMVEFCEQRARFANVVMEASLDDAIAQVEGSSSEMQQVLLNLINNAIDAMDPGGGNLDIMTRRDNGSVSIAISDTGCGIPQANLQRIFDPFFTTKPVGKGTGLGLSIIYGIINKMGGTISVSSVVNRGTTFTIVLPAVTEEV
- a CDS encoding sigma-54-dependent transcriptional regulator → MKQKMEVTVSARILLVDDEQGFTETMAKRLSKRGYDVTTALDGQSGIDILSEKTIDVVVLDVKMPVMDGMETLKAMKSAHPLVEVIMLTGHATVETAIEGMKSGAFDYMMKPCDMNELISKITEAHDKKQGQENKILEARARHIALRRGD